The following DNA comes from Octopus bimaculoides isolate UCB-OBI-ISO-001 chromosome 8, ASM119413v2, whole genome shotgun sequence.
TCTcaaatgtttttgtgtatgtgattATCTATGATTGCATTAAATATGCACGTATTACtattgtattatgtgtgtgtgcgtgtgtgcacgtgcgcatatgtctgtgtatgtgaatgtatgtatatacatatacatatatatatatatatatatatatatatatatatatatatataNNNNNNNNNNNNNNNNNNNNNNNNNNNNNNNNNNNNNNNNNNNNNNNNNNNNNNNNNNNNNNNNNNNNNNNNNNNNNNNNNNNNNNNNNNNNNNNNNNNNNNNNNNNNNNNNNNNNNNNNNNNNNNNNNNNNNNNNNNNNNNNNNNNNNNNNNNNNNNNNNNNNNNNNNNNNNNNNNNNNNNNNNNNNNNNNNNNNNNNNNNNNNNNNNNNNNNNNNNNNNNNNNNNNNNNNNNNNNNNNNNNNNNNNNNNNNNNNNNNNNNNNNNNNNNNNNNNNNNNNNNNNNNNNNNNNNNNNNNNNNNNNNNNNNNNNNNNNNNNNNNNNNNNNNNNNNNNNNNNNNNNNNNNNNNNNNtatatatatatatatatatatatatacacatatatatacatatatatatgtaggcatctgtatgtgtgtgtgtgtatatatatatatatatatataaattcaaacataTTTATGTGCCCGAAGCTAGGAAATAGTATCCAGGATATAATGTagagtatatatttgtagatgagCGGTTACTAAGAGCTTTGTGGACACAAGGTAAATCGTCGAGCTCAGTATATGTGACTTGAAAGGCAGGTCATTGTTAATCGTTGAATAACCAACAACGACCTATAAGGACCTACCGATCGGGCTGCATGTGGCTCAAAGTCATGGCAAATACCAAATGATTAGACTTGATTTTTGTATGTAGACATTAGCATTTACAAATgttcatgtacaaatatatacatatgtttatgtgtgtgtgtgcatgtgtatgtattacgcATGTGTGCGCtgatgcgtatatgtgtgtttgtttgtgtgcattatctatatatataaacatatatgtattgttgaaTGTAAGTAAACGCACATCGTAATGTGGTGAAACTGCATCAAATGTTAGCATAAAGTTTCTCCACTTTCCCCActttcaattctttttctctctctgtcgctcgctctctctctctttatatatatatataaatatatatatataaacacacatacatatttacacgtacatagatgcatgcatgcatgcatccatccatccatacaaacatacatacatacatacatgtataggaaTATTCAGTTTCACGTCGATTAGGACATTATTTAAGTCTGTTGTggctgttttgttgttttttctggttcttttttCAGATTTAATGGCGCACTATCTTCAATCtgtccatttattaaatttagcGGAGTATAGATTGGGCCTGTAACCAAGAATTTAGTTACAGTATGATTTGATAAAGGATTCATCATGTTAGATACACAATGAGTTTCATTTTTACATGATATGCAACATCTGCTGCCATTCACGTTGCAAGAAGGGACAATTTTTTCAGATAATTTAGGCGCCTTGCCATTACTTTTGTGACCACTGCAGAATTCTTTGCCTTTAACTTCAATTTTCAATGAAAGTGGTTCTGTTTGCTCAGGATAGAACTTATAAGGTGAACCATTTCTATTTGAAGACATCGATTTCATTTGCTCTTTACAGTGTTGTTGGCACCTCTCTCCATGATGTAAAGATTGCTTCATCATGTGacaatgttgatgttgatgttgatgctggtTGTGTATATACTGCTGCCTATGTTTGAATTCTTGTTCTTGGTGTTGCTGGTAATGTTGTTTCTGATGTGATTGCTTGCGTTGCTGCTTATGTTGATGTAAATTGTGTTGatgttgctggtgatggtgttGCAGTTGTTCCAttacttgttctttttcttgtgttttcaaatattctttttgtaATTCTTCTTGTCGTTCCAAAAGACTTTTCTGGTGTTCACAAAGATGGTCTGTCTGTTGCACTATTCTTGATCGatattgttgttttagtttttgttcaGCTGTTCTTTGTGATTTCACTAACTGAGGTTGTGGTACATGAACTGGCGGTACTCGAATTAATGTAGGCTTTGGCAAGGGTTTTGAAACAAGAGGCATCAGTGGTGGTAGGGATAGGTTTTTTAGATTTGTAGATGTTTGATGTGATGTTAAAGGAACAGTTGTTGGCGTCACTTGCATTGTTTCAGTTATATGGCATTGTTTTGAGAGTTTACTGTTCTTTCGTGAAGATGCCCTGCTTTGATGCTCCTGGTTTCGTTCTTGTACAGTCGGCAACGGAGTAGGAAGCGAAGCAGGCAAAGGTGAAAGGTGTGGGGATCGAACTGGTGATAGGTGTGTGGAAGGCATACACAGCTGATCAGGAGAGGATATGGACAATTTTTCAGATGAATGGACAAGCATTTTATCATTTGGTTGCAGAAACAATTGATCAGGTGACGCGACTGGACTCTGGTCGGGTGATGGCATAGGAGATTGTTGAGGGGATGCTGGCTGTAGTTGCTGAGGGGATGCATGCTGTAAGAACTTGGGAGATATCTGTTCTTGGTGTTTGGGAGATGCTTGCTGCAAACATGTTGAGGATTGCTGCAAGAATCTAGTAGATGACTGGTGCATATGTCTTGGAGATGACTGTTGCACATGTCTGGGAGATGTTTGCTGGACATGTCTGGGAGATGATTGTTTTATATGTCGAGAAGATGACTGCATGTGTTTTGGTGAAGACTGTTGCATATGTCTGGGAGATGACTGCTGTATGTGTCTGGGTGATGATTGTTGTACATGTTTGGGAGACATTTGTTGAACATGTCTGGGGGAAGTTTGCTGTAAATGTCCTGGAGGTGATTGCCGTATATTTCTGGGGGATGACTGTTGTAAATGTCGAGAAGATGTCTGCTCAAAACGTTTTGGTGATGCTCTTTGTAGCTGTTGTGGTAAATCTCGTGGCAAGCTTTGTGGAGAGTCCCATTGCAAATGATGAGCTGACTCTAATTGCATATGATGGGAGGATATTTGTTGAATATGTTGAGGTGATTTTGCTTGTACAAGTCTTGGTGATTCTTTTTTCACCTTTAGAGGTGATCTTTGCTGCATGTTGTGACATAGTAATTGTTGAACCGGTTGAGAACTTTCTTGTATTTTATGAGGTGATTCATGTTGAAAATGTTGGTATGATTTGTCATCGAAATGTTGAGGTAAATCCTGTTCTAAATGTTGTCGTGGAGAAAGCTTCATATGTTGTACTGACTTTTGTTGCATGAGCAATGGACATTCCTGTTGCATCTTTTCTTGGGTATATGGTGACTCTGGTTCCATATATGGAGAAGGTTTGGATTCAATGGGCTGAACAGTCTTTTGCTGAGCAGTTTCAGGTACACATTGCTGAAAACCTTGAGACGAGTCAATTTGATTGGGAACAGGCAAGTTTTGCTGAATTGTCGCAGGTGAATCTTGTTGAACTGGTACAGGTGAGTCTTGGTGAACAGCCTCCAAAGAATTTTCATGAACAGTTTCAGGTGAATTTTGCTGCATGCTTTTTGGTGTATCTTGTGATTGTAGTGGGTTGTGTTGTATTGTTCCATGGGAAATCTGATGGACGTGTTCAGGGGAAACTGTTGGGATATGTTCTGAAGAATCTTGTACGTTAGGTTTAGATGCATCTTTGTGTATGCGATCTGGTAAATCTTGTTGCGTGTGCTCTAAGGAATCTTTGGGGGACTGTTCTAGTGAGTCTTGCTGTACCTTGTCACGTGTATCTTGCTGAATAGACTCAGGAGAACCTTGTTGCATGGTTTCTTGTATTTCTTGTTGGGGTTGTTCTGTTATGCCTTGCTGAATGTCTTGAGATAATTCTTGCTCGGAGTTTTCTTGTAGAATGTGTTCAGGAGAGTTTTGTCGGATGTGTTCAGGTAAATGTGGTTGGACGTCTTCAGTTAAGACTTGTGGGATGTGTTCAGGTGAGTTTTGTTGAATATGGCCAGGTAAATCTGGTTGAGTCGGTTCAGGAGAATCTTGCTGGCTGTGTTCAGGAGTTCCTTGTTGGATGTGTTCAGGAGTTCCTTGTTGGATGTGTTCAGGAGTGTCTTGTTGGATGTGTTCAGGAGTGTCTTGTTGGATGTGTTTAGAAGCGTTTTCTTGGATATGTTCTGGAGTGTCTTGTTGAATGTGTTCAGGAGTGTCTTGTTGGATTTGTTCAAGAGAGTTTTCTTGGATGTGTTCAGGAGAGTTTTCTTGGATGTGTTCAGGAGTATCTTGATGAATTTGTTCTGGAGAGTTTTGTTGAGTGTGTTCAGGAGAGCTTTGTTGGATATGTTCAGGAGAGCTTTGTTGGATGTGTTCAGGAGAATCTTGTTGAGGCTGTTCCAGAGAGTCATGCTGAATCTGTTCAGGAGAGTCTTCTTGCATATGTTCAAGATAGTCTTCTTTCATGTGTTCAGTAGACTCGCGTTGGATAGTTTCAGGAGATTCTTGCTCGATGTCTTCTGGTGGCTGATCTTGCACATGTTCACATGAATGCTGAGGCACATTTTCAGGTAAATCTTCTTGCATGTCTTCAACTAAATCTTGCTGAAGATGTTCTAGTGAAACCTGTTCAATGTGTCTTGGAGAATCTTGTGGAATATGTTCTGATACTATCTGTTCACAGTTTCTAGTAGAGTCTGGTTGCATCTCTACTGATAGATCCTGCTGGGTGTGTTCATTTATGTTCGGTAATATACTTTTAGTTGATTCATTTAGCACAGTCTCTAAAGAATTTGCTTCTGGGGTTTTTGATATCGTTTGCTGTAAATATTGGGAAGAAGCAGGTAACAATGGTAGAGGTGATACTGATTCTCCCTTGGGAGGATTTATTGTCTCTGAAttattgttttgaatattttcttcttcatgatTTAATTCAGCGAATGTGACTGATTTGTGAATGGTTTCATCTATGCCCTTACAGCATTCAGGAACGGACACTTCTTCATTTAAATTTGTTACCATTTCTATTTTTCGTTTCTTAATTGGTTCATatgaaactgaataaaataatcGAAGTGGACCTTTCtggtaatagaaaaaaatattaaataatttgtgaataaatagataacaatTATAGGAATAGTAAATTAAGTATTATAATTCAGAGAAATCGGGAATGAAAGTAAAAATGCAATACAATAAACTTATTTGGTGGAAGAGCCATTTagttatttaaaattatacaaaactCGATACATTCACTTCTAGCTAATTTCTTGAAGTATCAAATCTTTTATTACACTTCTGTGACCAGGTCATTTACACTACTGTTTTAAGTTCGATGAATTGTTTAACCAGCTTGTAGAGGAGTTGTGTCAGTGACCATGTCATAGAAGTGCGACGAAAATGTTGAAAcctcaagaaataaatgaaactgaatataaCAGATTTTGTGTAGCCTATCCACGTaattgcttcagctttatattacgaTCTCATATCAAGTGACTTTGCTAGATAAATACAACACTGAAAAATCACTTACCCTTTTCCACATGTAAATATAAGCGATGTCTATTAATGTGTAAGTGTCAACAAGAGGCTCATCCGTGTGATAAATTTCAATCTAAGCGTAGGAAAAGAAAGGCAACTTAGTTGTAATTCTTAATTGCAATTAGAACAATAAGACGTAATAAGTGGTAATTTTACTAATGGACtctattcaataaatttaatttgtgagaatgaaaatttacattatttttatgttacaacaaaagttttttttttttttttgtaaacatgcctttaatatacatacatatgatataatactgatacatttataaacatgcatttatacatgtctTACAAGAGAAAACGACCCTAATGCGGTACAGACATATTGAATATAGCACAGGTAAATTGTAAacttgtttttatacatatagtgTGTAACAAGAGAAGACGTTACTGTCTTCTGAATCAGGactgatatatttataaacatgtttttatacatattatgtgtTGCCATAAAAGGCACGAGAATTACTCTAatattatactgtattatatacgtacctttatagatataatatgatactataaaatatttagtatttagaAGCTAATCGTATATAGCTGTTGAAAGCTAACATCAAAAAATTCTCAGACCAAGCTACTTTAGGTgatatattaaatgaatgaatgtctaTGGCGGTAATAATGCGGCATGTACAATATCTAGGATGCAGAAATaattcttaaattcatttttactaaaattacagAACGTTGAGAGGttctgaaaaaaatcaaaaaccagACCTGGTATTTTTCAGGAAGAGAATGCTTTATTCGAATAAATCTTTTGATATGCTTAACTGGAAACGTAGCAGGACATGACAGAAATCGGCGGTCTTCGGGCTAAGAAAAGAGAAATACACCAATATATTTTAACGAGCTGGTTCAAAATATCGTTAGGattataaaacacaaataaaaataggaagattcgattagaaagacagaaagatgggGCTGGAGTGgaagataaaatagaaataaagaaaatcataGGAATGTAAACCGGCCATATTCAGCCCcaaattttctacttgttttatgttcaaactggccagatctggcttctcacaccgaCTTAACAATGTCATTGTGAAAATCAACAATCACAACtccaagacaatgcatgattcattcaaatcaatgtattacatttgacagagtaatcagaaAAGTTGTGGAAGCTGTAGTGCTATCAAGAGACACATAATACCGAAGCGGGTAAAGGAAATGTTTGCATTAACAGAAATTTGCAGATAGAGATTAAAAAAAANNNNNNNNNNNNNNNNNNNNNNNNNNNNNNNNNNNNNNNNNNNNNNNNNNNNNNNNNNNNNNNNNNNNNNNNNNNNNNNNNNNNNNNNNNNNNNNNNNNNNNNNNNNNNNNNNNNNNNNNNNNNNNNNNNNNNNNNNNNNNNNNNNNNNNNNNNNNNNNNNNNNNNNNNNNNNNNNNNNNNNNNNNNNNNNNNNNNNNNNNNNNNNNNNNNNNNNNNNNNNNNNNNNNNNNNNNNNNNNNNNNNNNNNNNNNNNNNNNNNNNNNNNNNNNNNNNNNNNNNNNNNNNNNNNNNNNNNNNNNNNNNNNNNNNNNNNNNNNNNNNNNNNNNNNNNNNNNNNNNNNNNNNNNNNNNNNNNNNNNNNNNNNNNNNNNNNNNNNNNNNNNNNNNNNNNNNNNNNNNNNNNNNNNNNNNNNNNNNNNNNNNNNNNNNNNNNNNNNNNNNNNNNNNNNNNNNNNNNNNNNNNNNNNNNNNNNNNNNNNNNNNNNNNNNNNNNNNNNNNNNNNNNNNNNNNNNNNNNNNNNNNNNNNNNNNNNNNNNNNNNNNNNNNNNNNNNNNNNNNNNNNNNNNNNNNNNNNNNNNNNNNNNNNNNNNNNNNNNNNNNNNNNNNNNNNNNNNNNNNNNNNNNNNNNNNNNNNNNNNNNNNNNNNNNNNNNNNNNNNNNNNNNNNNNNNNNNNNNNNNNNNNNNNNNNNNNNNNNNNNNNNNNNNNNNNNNNNNNNNNNNNNNNNNNNNNNNNNNNNNNNNNNNNNNNNNNNNNNNNNNNNNNNNNNNNNNtatatatatatatatatatatgcatataggtgtgtgtgtgtgcgtgtgtgagtgcgtgtttgtgtgtgcatatatcttacCTGTCTAGTATCTGATAGAGGATCAAAGTCCACATCAGGAGGTTGCCCGCTGCAAAATAAATCAATGTGTTTCAATGAGAGAAGAAAATTGGTCTTctagaaattatttaataaacagctgcttataaattaaagaaaatatacatgaaaGATAAACTCTTATTTTGCCTTgctatctctacatacatacatacatacattcatacatacatacttacatacatacatacatacatacatgcaaaatagcttgttgttgatgttgaaattccaatgaaggagataggatctagattagaaagcgattctttctctattggcaagaaatcttgaaataaactgaataatgacatacatacatatgtatatatatatatttatgtatgtatatatttatatatttatgtgtgtgtgtgtgtgtgtgtgtttgtgtgtgtgtgtgtgtgtgtgtgtgtgtgtgtgtgtgtgtgtgtgtgtgtgtgtgtgtgtgtgtgtgtgtgtgtgtgtgtgtgtgcaaagagaaaaacaactagttttaaatctccgAGCGAGAAATATGTAGGAACAGTACCATacagtaaagactatttgccaacgcAACCTAACAGTCCTACACAGGACGATGTTACTATTTGTTAGCACcaggaaaacattttttccagcttTTTTCCGACACATGATCTGGGCCCGTATACTGTGGGCAATGGAATCTACCGCTCCATTTCTAGCCGGAGCGATACCTGAAGATCAATGGTTTCTGGGTAATTTTCCTTCGTTGGTAAAGGACAACCGCCGGCTAGAGATAGTAGCCACTCGCTCTTGCTCacagtatatacttttaaagcGACACATTGTTACTGATcttgtaaagagaaaaacaactagttttaaatctctaagTGAGAAATATATCGTAACAGTACCGtacagtaaagtctatttgctaACGCAACGTGACAGTACTGCGTAAGACAATGCTACTACATTTAACCgtaggaaaacatcttttccagctggctaccgacaCATGATCTATGTCTGTATACTGAGAGCAAGGGAGTCTAACGCGAGTGGCTGCTATCTCTAACCGGTGGTTGTCCTGTACAGACGAAGGGAAattacccagaaaccattggtctacaGGTATCGCTACGGGTAGAAAGGGAGCGGTAAAATCGCTTGCTCACAGTATACggacacagatcatgtgtcggtagccagctggaaaagatgttttcctggggctaaaatgtAGTAATATCGTCctgttggcaaatagattttactatacatatacatacacacacacacacacacacacacacacacacacacaNNNNNNNNNNNNNNNNNNNNNNNNNNNNNNNNNNNNNNNNNNNNNNNNNNNNNNNNNNNNNNNNNNNNNNNNNNNNNNNNNNNNNNNNNNNNNNNNNNNNNNNNNNNNATATATATcaatgtaagatccaaggatcgaggtgtaggaagaaagtatGCTTCAAGTAATCCGTAGAAAATATGAAacacaactttcaggaacaatagcgCTTTACTGTGGATTTTTCCCTTATCGAAGGGAAAAAATTATTCTACATTTCATGCTTGGCAGCCAGTTTTGCCaggtatgcgaataaaaatccaagcGTTAAGGAATGGAGGAGATAAAATTCAGATTACAAAAGTTTCATAGCGAGCAGAACCTCGGttgtggtaaatatccaagcgaagTGTATTTACCACTATCgcggttccgctcgctatgaaatatatgtaacacggattttatcttctccattccttaactcttgagtatatgtgtgtgtgtgtgtgtgtgtgtgtgtgtgtgtgtgtgtgtgtgtgtgtgtgcgtgcgcgccagtgtgtattcttttatatgtttcagccctaggGCTGTTGCCATACTGGGGAACCGCATTAATGGGTGGGGATCTCAGTGATCATGGTTATCAACTCAGTCGCACGCCAGTGTATATTTGGCTGACATGGTACTTAGGGAGAATACTGAAGAATATTTCTTGTCTCTCCCGGTCAGTAGGTCAGTTACAGTGATCCTAACTTTGTTAAATGATCGTAGGTTTCTCAGTCGCTCCAATTTCTGTACATACCACAGATACATCTTTCGATAATTCATGAAACCCGACGAGATGGCCagtaataaagtattttaaacAGCAAACAGTTATAAAATATCACATCATATCTAATACATTGCGTGCGAATAAATTACCATTCTAATAAAGCATGCGTAGATGAATTGAATGAATTGAACCGACGTCTATGTTATATTAATCTTCATTTAttctacatacatattgtatacacaaacacacacacatacatgtatatatatatatatatatatatatatataatataggataaaatcttaataagaatttatgaagtagtcagcgtgaaaaaaacctcataatgaaaaaaaattcatcatttttttccataaatatatataatttatataaagggcattaactgtgtagtaatggctcacgcttcgagggactaaacaagtaaaaaaaactaccaaaaaataagcaacatatttaccctCGCTTTTAGTAANNNNNNNNNNNNNNNNNNNNNNNNNNNNNNNNNNNNNNNNNNNNNNNNNNNNNNNNNNNNNNNNNNNNNNNNNNNNNNNNNNNNNNNNNNNNNNNNNNNNNNNNNNNNNNNNNNNNNNNNNNNNNNNNNNNNNNNNNNNNNNNNNNNNNNNNNNNNNNNNNNNNNNNNNNNNNNNNNNNNNNNNNNNNNNtatatatatatatatatatctttctcttacACACGTATGcaagtgtaggtgtgtgtgcacatgttttcacatacatatgtacatgagtatGCCTATATGACTCAAAATTTACATAATTAAGTGCCAAAATTATACTCAAATTaagtattaattaaatattactgaAATGACATTTGAAAGTGAGAAAATTTTAGCGCAAacaatgtagaaataaaatatggaaGTTATAACTTACTTTGGTGTGAGCTCGAGTGAGACACTAAATTGTTCATCATCAGTGTATATTATTCTTTCATCAGTCATTTCACCACAATCCTCACCAGTAGCTTCAACATAGTAATTTTCAATCTCtggataatgaaataaattatactaAGTTACTTTAAGTTATCAAAGCTTGAAAGGTCATTTCTATTTTACTAATTGTTACAAATTTCAATGACTGCTATTTCAAACGAATTTAGCTCTTATCTTCCACCTATATTTTAATACACCAACCTTCTGAAACACTCTTATGGAATATTATTCATGCTGGACACCAAAAATTTATATCACTTCTTGATTTTATTACTTCTGTCTGCAATAATTAATATTACTGATGTTTTAACTTAAACTAATCACGAAACTCTACATTTATAGCGATAAAAGTAAGCTGTtataattacaggtatatatgcatatgggggCAGATTAACATACAGTTCTACTCACATTTACGAACGcatacgcgcatgcacacgcacacgcgcacatacacaagcatacgcgcacacacaca
Coding sequences within:
- the LOC106879594 gene encoding TRIO and F-actin-binding protein; its protein translation is MKRQKQSGTAGKVSAFSTTHSQNSGPHTTIARAKAYGLMLHRNTRIGIADVNPYLNCILCGGYYIDATTIIECLHSFCRTCIVRYLESSKFCPICDVMVHKTKPLQNIRPDNTLQNLVYKLVPSLFKDEMKRRRTLYLSLSADEIENYYVEATGEDCGEMTDERIIYTDDEQFSVSLELTPNGQPPDVDFDPLSDTRQPEDRRFLSCPATFPVKHIKRFIRIKHSLPEKYQIEIYHTDEPLVDTYTLIDIAYIYMWKRKGPLRLFYSVSYEPIKKRKIEMVTNLNEEVSVPECCKGIDETIHKSVTFAELNHEEENIQNNNSETINPPKGESVSPLPLLPASSQYLQQTISKTPEANSLETVLNESTKSILPNINEHTQQDLSVEMQPDSTRNCEQIVSEHIPQDSPRHIEQVSLEHLQQDLVEDMQEDLPENVPQHSCEHVQDQPPEDIEQESPETIQRESTEHMKEDYLEHMQEDSPEQIQHDSLEQPQQDSPEHIQQSSPEHIQQSSPEHTQQNSPEQIHQDTPEHIQENSPEHIQENSLEQIQQDTPEHIQQDTPEHIQENASKHIQQDTPEHIQQDTPEHIQQGTPEHIQQGTPEHSQQDSPEPTQPDLPGHIQQNSPEHIPQVLTEDVQPHLPEHIRQNSPEHILQENSEQELSQDIQQGITEQPQQEIQETMQQGSPESIQQDTRDKVQQDSLEQSPKDSLEHTQQDLPDRIHKDASKPNVQDSSEHIPTVSPEHVHQISHGTIQHNPLQSQDTPKSMQQNSPETVHENSLEAVHQDSPVPVQQDSPATIQQNLPVPNQIDSSQGFQQCVPETAQQKTVQPIESKPSPYMEPESPYTQEKMQQECPLLMQQKSVQHMKLSPRQHLEQDLPQHFDDKSYQHFQHESPHKIQESSQPVQQLLCHNMQQRSPLKVKKESPRLVQAKSPQHIQQISSHHMQLESAHHLQWDSPQSLPRDLPQQLQRASPKRFEQTSSRHLQQSSPRNIRQSPPGHLQQTSPRHVQQMSPKHVQQSSPRHIQQSSPRHMQQSSPKHMQSSSRHIKQSSPRHVQQTSPRHVQQSSPRHMHQSSTRFLQQSSTCLQQASPKHQEQISPKFLQHASPQQLQPASPQQSPMPSPDQSPVASPDQLFLQPNDKMLVHSSEKLSISSPDQLCMPSTHLSPVRSPHLSPLPASLPTPLPTVQERNQEHQSRASSRKNSKLSKQCHITETMQVTPTTVPLTSHQTSTNLKNLSLPPLMPLVSKPLPKPTLIRVPPVHVPQPQLVKSQRTAEQKLKQQYRSRIVQQTDHLCEHQKSLLERQEELQKEYLKTQEKEQVMEQLQHHHQQHQHNLHQHKQQRKQSHQKQHYQQHQEQEFKHRQQYIHNQHQHQHQHCHMMKQSLHHGERCQQHCKEQMKSMSSNRNGSPYKFYPEQTEPLSLKIEVKGKEFCSGHKSNGKAPKLSEKIVPSCNVNGSRCCISCKNETHCVSNMMNPLSNHTVTKFLVTGPIYTPLNLINGQIEDSAPLNLKKEPEKTTKQPQQT